Proteins co-encoded in one Vibrio sp. SNU_ST1 genomic window:
- a CDS encoding tyrosine-type recombinase/integrase: MRKKVPILSDSVIINSFVEKLNSHATIEIIDELTGYQYSRNSLLGIYSDWNRYHAFCTKNRINTLPASITAVRRFLETESSERKFASLKRYTATLSLLHTVLSFANPIKHRQVRFTLLHLQARMAGDAKQTNAMTSAHLTELNTLLSHEKSSLKEIRDIAIYNVMFECALKRSELKALSMDNVKSVENDYQITIKDSVYRLSRVASAALERWFSFTGTQDELPVFRAIDKHENISLQPLNDSSIYRILRRASDLLQLADNHHFSGNSIRVGAAQELSKQGLKVREIQDFGRWLSPAMPAQYVGYSGTSESEKMKFKALIPWQ; encoded by the coding sequence TTGAGAAAAAAAGTCCCTATTTTATCGGACTCTGTGATAATTAATTCATTTGTTGAAAAATTGAACAGCCACGCGACAATTGAAATTATAGATGAGTTAACAGGATATCAGTACTCTCGAAACTCCTTGTTGGGTATCTACAGTGATTGGAATCGCTACCATGCGTTCTGTACTAAAAATCGTATCAACACACTCCCTGCATCCATTACTGCTGTTCGGCGCTTTCTTGAGACTGAGTCCAGTGAAAGAAAATTTGCGTCTTTGAAACGTTACACTGCAACACTTAGTTTGTTACATACTGTGTTGAGCTTTGCTAACCCAATCAAGCATAGGCAAGTTCGCTTTACCCTGCTCCACTTACAAGCCAGGATGGCGGGTGATGCGAAGCAAACCAATGCCATGACATCCGCACACCTCACGGAGTTAAACACGTTACTTTCTCATGAGAAATCGAGCTTAAAAGAGATCAGAGATATCGCGATTTATAATGTGATGTTCGAGTGTGCTTTAAAGCGATCAGAACTAAAGGCATTGTCGATGGATAATGTGAAGAGCGTTGAGAATGATTACCAGATTACAATAAAAGATTCAGTGTATAGGCTATCGCGAGTAGCAAGCGCCGCACTTGAGCGTTGGTTTTCGTTTACTGGAACACAAGACGAGTTGCCTGTATTTCGTGCGATAGATAAACATGAAAATATCAGTCTGCAACCTTTAAATGATTCGTCGATTTACAGAATATTGAGAAGAGCAAGTGACTTACTTCAATTGGCTGACAACCACCATTTCTCCGGGAACTCTATTCGTGTAGGTGCCGCACAAGAACTGTCGAAACAAGGCCTTAAGGTGAGAGAAATCCAAGATTTTGGTCGTTGGCTCAGCCCTGCAATGCCTGCGCAATATGTGGGTTATTCGGGTACCTCTGAGAGTGAGAAGATGAAATTTAAAGCACTAATCCCTTGGCAATGA
- a CDS encoding D-alanine--D-alanine ligase, translating to MNTTNILLLCGGGSSEHEVSIVSANYLFEQLNSVADFNVVRVEIKNEGWCLDSGELVYLDINDQTLRGDNLESKVDFIVPCIHGFPGETGDIQSLFEMAKIPYLGCGSEASNNSFNKITSKLWYDALGIPNTPYLFLSDNTEQAHAQATQAFESWGKVFVKAARQGSSVGCYQVNQVEELSEAINKAFTFSDQVLIEKSVVPRELEVAAYEIDGELQISKPGEVIAPNGAFYSYEEKYSADSHSITEVEATNLTDEQRELIADSARKVFTQMKLRHLSRIDFFLTQDNEIYLNEVNTFPGMTPISMFPKMVEHDGHKFSQFLENCVRTSIS from the coding sequence ATGAACACCACAAACATCCTTCTACTTTGCGGCGGTGGATCTTCAGAGCATGAAGTGTCAATCGTTTCAGCCAATTACCTTTTTGAACAACTTAATAGCGTTGCAGATTTTAACGTTGTGAGAGTTGAAATTAAAAACGAAGGCTGGTGTCTTGATTCTGGTGAGTTGGTTTATCTTGATATTAACGATCAAACCTTGCGTGGCGACAACTTAGAATCTAAAGTCGATTTCATTGTTCCTTGTATTCATGGTTTCCCTGGCGAAACCGGTGACATTCAATCACTGTTTGAAATGGCAAAGATTCCGTACCTAGGTTGTGGTTCTGAAGCAAGCAACAACAGCTTCAATAAAATCACATCAAAACTTTGGTACGACGCTCTAGGTATCCCAAATACGCCGTATCTGTTCTTATCCGACAACACTGAACAAGCTCATGCGCAAGCGACACAAGCCTTTGAAAGTTGGGGGAAAGTGTTCGTCAAAGCGGCTCGTCAGGGATCTTCCGTTGGCTGTTACCAAGTCAATCAAGTAGAAGAATTAAGTGAAGCAATCAACAAAGCATTTACCTTCTCTGATCAAGTGCTTATTGAGAAATCTGTGGTGCCAAGAGAACTAGAAGTTGCCGCTTATGAAATCGATGGCGAGCTACAGATAAGTAAGCCAGGTGAGGTGATTGCACCTAATGGCGCATTTTACTCTTACGAAGAGAAGTACAGTGCAGACAGCCACTCAATTACTGAAGTTGAAGCAACTAACTTAACCGACGAACAGCGTGAATTGATTGCAGACAGCGCCCGCAAGGTATTCACGCAGATGAAGCTTCGTCACTTGTCTCGTATCGATTTTTTCTTAACACAAGACAATGAGATCTACCTGAACGAAGTGAATACCTTCCCAGGTATGACGCCAATTTCCATGTTTCCAAAAATGGTTGAACATGATGGGCACAAATTCAGCCAGTTCTTAGAGAACTGCGTGAGAACAAGCATTTCTTAG
- a CDS encoding SPOR domain-containing protein produces the protein MKKLAIVTLPLLLAACVSDNYVTNVTSDSYQEEFKTAKVEAPVVSQSEQNAVIEENVANVVRTAPVEQKITHTTRAKPVATITAPTKKQQDMNQRFGYTVQVVAVGSQAKVDSFVKMLPTTSQPIWENYKMVNGTKWFTVLYGDYATRLDAKKAISSLPSSFQNLKPFVKSIDDIKNSEYPTLNKLN, from the coding sequence ATGAAAAAACTTGCAATTGTCACTTTGCCACTGCTCTTGGCTGCATGTGTATCTGACAACTACGTTACCAATGTAACGTCAGATAGCTATCAAGAAGAATTCAAAACAGCCAAAGTTGAAGCTCCAGTTGTATCTCAATCAGAGCAGAATGCTGTTATTGAAGAGAACGTGGCCAACGTTGTCAGAACCGCACCTGTAGAGCAAAAAATCACTCACACGACTAGAGCTAAGCCGGTTGCAACAATTACTGCTCCAACCAAGAAGCAACAAGACATGAACCAACGCTTTGGTTACACAGTTCAAGTTGTTGCTGTTGGTAGCCAAGCCAAAGTCGATTCTTTTGTAAAAATGCTACCAACCACTTCCCAGCCAATTTGGGAAAACTACAAAATGGTTAACGGCACCAAGTGGTTCACTGTACTTTACGGTGACTACGCGACACGCTTAGACGCTAAAAAGGCGATTTCCTCTTTGCCGAGCAGTTTTCAAAACTTAAAGCCATTCGTTAAGAGCATTGATGATATCAAGAACTCTGAATACCCAACGCTTAACAAGTTAAACTAA
- a CDS encoding bifunctional acetate--CoA ligase family protein/GNAT family N-acetyltransferase, with product MNHLDPLLKPRSIAVVGASQRETRAGYIVMNNLLHGDFKGAVMPVTPKYDSVAGVLSYKNILSLPIVPDLAILCTNATRNVAIFEELAEKGIASVIVLSSDMQQQSDSGETFDERCIAIAKANNIRVLGSNSLGVIVPWLNLNASFSPVTALPGKIAFVSQSAAVCTTILDWANDKEIGFSAFISIGNGSDIEFSELLDYLSTDSHTEAILLYVDSIKDARRFISAARAASRNRRILVLKGGRTAKGRAAAMLHTGGADTLDIIYDSAIRRSGMLRVKNLHELFAAVETLTHSVPLRGERLAIVTNGGGPAIMAVDTLFDRGGKLAEFSEDTLEKLNKVLPLSWSQSNPIDIVGDAGEQRYIDTINILLDGDEADAILIMHSPSAIAHSAKTAERIIEAIKKHPRHKRFNILTNWSGELTAKPARKLFTEAGFPTYRTPESSVVAFMHLVEYRRNQRQLMETPTTAEKVHIEDLADAKNWIERQLLDKDTVNLDTHQNSQFFKHFNLDVLPTWIASDPSEAVHIAETIGYPVAVKLRSPDIAHKSDVQGVMLNLRNSNEVANAAQAILDRSQLSFPTAHIHGLLIQGMAKLAGGQELRVKVTTDETFGPIILLGQGGSEWDESIDAAAAFPPLNMTLARYLIIRAIKSGKIRLQKLPNPIDIEGLSELLVRISQMVVDCPEIHDLDIHPVLANGDKFTILDADIILKAYQGDPQERLAIRPYPVELEENIVLKDGTEVLLRPILPEDEPLHADFIHRVSKEDLYKRFFSDVGEFNHEALANFTQIDFDREIAFVVVRKEQGVPAIIGVSRALINPENTDAEFAILIRSDLKGVGLGRILMTKVIDYCRTKQTKQMSGMTMPTNRGMLTLAQKLGFELDISFEDGTADMVLPLL from the coding sequence ATGAATCATCTTGATCCCCTACTTAAACCCCGTTCAATCGCTGTTGTTGGTGCATCTCAACGAGAAACGCGTGCAGGATATATCGTCATGAACAATCTGTTGCACGGGGATTTTAAAGGTGCGGTGATGCCAGTAACACCAAAATACGATTCTGTCGCGGGCGTCCTCTCTTACAAAAACATCTTGTCGCTACCTATCGTTCCTGATCTTGCTATTTTGTGCACTAATGCGACACGCAATGTGGCTATTTTTGAAGAGTTGGCCGAGAAAGGCATCGCTTCAGTCATTGTGCTCTCCTCCGACATGCAACAGCAAAGTGATAGTGGTGAAACATTTGATGAGAGATGTATTGCAATCGCCAAAGCAAACAATATACGGGTACTTGGTTCCAATAGCTTGGGAGTTATTGTCCCGTGGTTAAATTTGAATGCCTCTTTTTCTCCGGTGACGGCACTGCCAGGTAAAATCGCCTTTGTTTCTCAATCCGCTGCAGTGTGTACAACGATTCTAGATTGGGCGAACGATAAAGAGATCGGCTTCTCGGCGTTTATCTCGATAGGTAATGGCAGTGACATAGAATTCTCGGAGCTATTGGATTATCTGAGTACCGACTCTCACACCGAAGCAATATTGCTTTATGTCGATAGTATTAAAGATGCGAGGCGCTTTATCTCTGCGGCGCGTGCTGCATCACGTAATAGACGAATTCTGGTGTTAAAAGGCGGACGAACCGCTAAAGGCCGGGCGGCGGCAATGCTACATACTGGCGGTGCCGATACGTTAGATATTATCTATGACTCAGCGATCCGACGCAGCGGCATGTTACGAGTTAAGAACTTACATGAACTGTTTGCAGCGGTAGAGACTCTGACTCATTCAGTGCCACTACGTGGAGAGCGCTTGGCTATTGTGACCAACGGCGGCGGCCCTGCGATCATGGCGGTGGATACCCTTTTTGACCGTGGTGGTAAGCTTGCCGAGTTTTCTGAAGATACGCTAGAGAAACTCAATAAGGTTTTGCCATTGAGTTGGTCTCAGAGTAATCCAATCGATATTGTTGGCGACGCCGGTGAGCAACGCTATATCGATACGATAAACATCTTGCTAGATGGTGATGAAGCGGATGCGATTCTTATCATGCACAGCCCTTCTGCGATCGCACATTCAGCTAAAACAGCTGAGCGAATTATTGAAGCCATTAAAAAGCATCCTCGCCACAAGCGATTTAACATCCTAACTAATTGGTCTGGCGAGCTAACAGCAAAGCCAGCACGAAAGTTGTTTACCGAAGCGGGTTTTCCAACCTATCGAACACCTGAAAGTTCAGTGGTCGCATTCATGCACTTGGTCGAGTACAGACGTAACCAGCGTCAGTTAATGGAAACACCAACCACGGCAGAAAAAGTCCATATTGAAGATCTAGCAGATGCAAAAAATTGGATAGAACGACAACTACTGGATAAAGATACAGTTAACCTTGATACGCATCAAAATAGCCAATTTTTCAAGCACTTCAACCTAGATGTATTGCCAACTTGGATAGCTTCTGACCCAAGTGAAGCGGTACATATTGCCGAAACGATTGGTTACCCAGTCGCAGTTAAACTGCGCTCGCCAGACATTGCACATAAGTCGGACGTGCAAGGAGTTATGCTTAATTTAAGAAACAGCAATGAAGTCGCCAATGCGGCTCAGGCGATTCTCGATCGCTCTCAACTGTCATTCCCTACCGCGCATATCCATGGCTTGTTAATTCAAGGAATGGCCAAACTCGCCGGCGGGCAAGAGCTACGAGTAAAAGTGACAACGGACGAAACCTTTGGTCCTATCATTTTACTTGGTCAAGGAGGTTCTGAATGGGATGAATCCATTGACGCTGCTGCAGCCTTTCCACCACTCAATATGACACTGGCACGTTACTTGATCATTCGGGCGATAAAAAGTGGCAAGATTCGTCTGCAAAAACTACCTAACCCGATTGATATTGAAGGTCTCTCTGAATTGTTGGTGCGTATATCTCAGATGGTAGTGGATTGCCCTGAAATACATGATTTGGATATCCATCCAGTACTGGCCAATGGTGACAAGTTCACGATATTAGATGCCGATATCATCTTGAAAGCATACCAAGGCGATCCTCAAGAACGTCTTGCGATTCGCCCTTATCCAGTCGAATTGGAAGAGAATATCGTACTTAAGGACGGCACTGAGGTGTTGTTACGCCCGATCCTTCCTGAAGACGAGCCGCTTCATGCTGATTTTATTCATCGTGTATCCAAAGAAGACCTTTACAAACGTTTCTTTAGTGATGTGGGTGAATTCAATCATGAGGCATTGGCTAACTTTACTCAGATTGACTTTGATAGAGAAATTGCGTTTGTGGTCGTTCGAAAGGAACAAGGCGTACCCGCGATTATTGGCGTATCGAGAGCGCTGATTAACCCAGAGAACACCGATGCAGAGTTCGCTATTCTGATACGTTCCGATCTGAAAGGCGTTGGATTAGGTCGCATTTTGATGACTAAGGTTATTGACTACTGTCGTACCAAGCAGACCAAGCAGATGTCGGGCATGACGATGCCGACCAACCGAGGGATGCTGACACTAGCCCAGAAGTTGGGTTTTGAGCTAGATATCAGTTTTGAAGACGGTACTGCAGATATGGTGTTGCCGTTACTTTAA
- a CDS encoding LysR family transcriptional regulator: protein MHSPITLEALHILDAIDRRGSFAAAANEMDRAPSSLSYQIQKLEQDLDIMIFDRSGHRANFTEAGQLILEQGRIILGATEQLVNDASILANGWELDLTIAFDGIIPIANFFPLVDELGKISKTRVRLQEEILAGCWESLSDGRADLLVCPKVETIPNDMKSDIIGKMEMVWVAASNHYVHKRSGDFDQKARESYRVVAIADTARDQPALSINILEKQPRLTVTSFPAKVEALTAGLGIGTLPSSIAKPLIESGVLQQISGTEPQPIDIVMAWRRNKMGDAKSWCIQHLKKTWALK, encoded by the coding sequence ATGCATAGCCCAATAACACTTGAAGCCTTACACATATTAGATGCCATTGATCGTCGTGGAAGCTTTGCGGCAGCGGCTAATGAAATGGACCGAGCACCTTCTTCATTGAGTTATCAAATCCAGAAGCTAGAACAAGACTTAGATATTATGATTTTTGATCGCTCAGGCCACCGTGCAAATTTCACGGAAGCGGGGCAGTTAATATTAGAGCAAGGAAGGATCATTCTTGGTGCTACTGAACAACTCGTTAATGACGCGAGTATTCTTGCTAATGGCTGGGAGTTGGATTTAACAATTGCCTTTGATGGCATTATTCCGATTGCTAATTTCTTCCCATTAGTCGATGAACTCGGAAAAATAAGTAAAACTAGGGTTCGATTACAAGAAGAGATTCTAGCTGGTTGTTGGGAATCACTTTCAGACGGCCGAGCTGATTTATTGGTGTGCCCAAAGGTTGAAACCATACCAAACGATATGAAAAGTGACATTATCGGTAAGATGGAAATGGTATGGGTCGCAGCATCAAACCACTACGTTCATAAGCGATCTGGTGATTTCGACCAAAAGGCGAGGGAAAGTTACAGGGTTGTCGCAATTGCAGATACAGCGCGCGATCAACCTGCATTAAGCATCAATATTCTAGAAAAACAGCCACGTTTGACCGTAACAAGCTTCCCTGCCAAGGTAGAGGCTCTAACTGCAGGATTAGGAATTGGCACCTTGCCGAGTAGTATTGCGAAACCTTTGATTGAATCTGGCGTTCTACAACAGATTTCGGGTACCGAACCACAGCCTATCGACATCGTAATGGCTTGGCGACGTAACAAAATGGGCGACGCCAAGTCTTGGTGTATTCAACATCTAAAAAAAACATGGGCGTTAAAGTAA
- a CDS encoding TonB-dependent hemoglobin/transferrin/lactoferrin family receptor: protein MYKQSLLSASIVLALSSTSAFAEDYALFDEVVVSATRTEQNKEDVSSSIESVSAKDIDNQMSSDIKQALQYTPGVEAQGGGRFGISGFNIRGVEGDRVKLMVDGVQQPTPYNPGASEQRKYSNAIEVDTLSVIEVNKGPASTLYGSDAIGGAVLLRTKNPEDMLRTDGDENRFGIKSTYTSADEQFKNTVSWAMRKDKLETIVMATYAQGHETQTHSSGSEVQGPDRGAENPADTELSNILAKAFYNVSDSNKVGITVEHYQRQYDEDELNYNGYQLMPGFVYTDNYNKDTNKRFRATLEQQLKLSSSIADSLDWSLSYQDSSTLNKNYDTTRYNGRRLRERNASDVNMQVDTQLSKLVNIDGADHEFTYGFTYLQNDFELENYDHKFDRGTVTPGSTGIPDAEITQWGVFVQDQAFFMEDKLIVTGGLRYDSFVADPSTDEGYKTQYEKNKDDAVTAKLGSVYHINDNLSVFGQVGQGFKAPSVYDLYYFYTRGAIIEANPNLKAERSLSYELGLRGNNEHARFELSTFYTDYSDFINQTKTGKQGGKDVYTKENLDKVTIYGAELSSTINLDTLLDAPFGTYTRLAVAYADGEDKSTGKSIDSVAPLTGTLGLGIERETFGSALNVKMVAAKDEWNSDDNVNVAGYTVVDLTAYYRPVTDLTLRAGLFNALDKKYWLYNDMSGRGHDSKFNTDIKSQPGRNWGISANYEF from the coding sequence ATGTATAAGCAATCCCTACTCTCTGCTTCAATCGTTTTAGCGCTTTCATCAACATCAGCCTTTGCTGAAGATTATGCCCTATTTGACGAGGTTGTTGTATCAGCAACGCGTACCGAACAAAACAAAGAAGACGTTTCAAGCTCAATTGAGTCTGTATCTGCAAAAGATATTGATAATCAAATGTCTAGCGACATAAAGCAAGCTCTTCAATACACGCCAGGAGTAGAGGCTCAAGGCGGTGGCCGTTTTGGTATTTCAGGCTTTAACATTCGAGGTGTTGAAGGTGATCGCGTTAAACTTATGGTAGATGGAGTTCAACAACCTACACCATATAACCCTGGCGCTTCTGAGCAACGTAAATATTCGAATGCGATCGAAGTCGATACATTAAGTGTCATAGAGGTGAATAAAGGCCCTGCTTCTACGCTTTACGGTTCAGATGCCATTGGTGGTGCAGTACTGCTAAGAACTAAAAATCCAGAGGATATGCTTAGAACTGACGGGGATGAAAACCGTTTTGGCATCAAATCTACCTATACATCTGCAGATGAACAGTTCAAGAACACAGTTTCTTGGGCGATGCGTAAAGATAAGTTAGAAACGATCGTTATGGCGACATACGCTCAAGGCCACGAGACACAGACTCATTCATCAGGAAGCGAAGTTCAAGGTCCAGATCGTGGTGCAGAGAACCCGGCAGATACGGAATTAAGTAATATATTAGCGAAAGCATTCTACAATGTATCAGATTCAAATAAGGTTGGTATTACGGTTGAACATTACCAACGTCAATATGATGAAGATGAGCTAAACTACAATGGCTATCAGCTTATGCCGGGCTTTGTATACACTGATAATTACAACAAAGACACCAACAAACGTTTTCGTGCAACATTGGAACAACAGCTTAAGCTAAGCTCTTCAATTGCCGACTCTTTAGACTGGTCTCTAAGTTACCAAGACTCAAGTACTTTGAATAAAAACTACGATACAACTCGCTACAACGGACGTCGACTTCGTGAGCGTAATGCTTCTGATGTAAACATGCAAGTTGATACACAGCTTTCTAAGCTAGTGAATATTGATGGTGCGGATCACGAATTCACATATGGTTTCACATACCTGCAGAATGACTTTGAATTAGAAAACTACGACCATAAATTTGATAGAGGCACTGTTACACCGGGTAGCACTGGTATCCCTGATGCAGAAATAACGCAATGGGGTGTGTTTGTTCAAGACCAAGCATTTTTCATGGAAGACAAGTTGATTGTAACTGGCGGTCTTCGTTATGACTCATTTGTTGCTGACCCATCAACGGATGAAGGCTACAAGACTCAATATGAGAAGAATAAAGATGACGCCGTCACAGCTAAGCTAGGTTCAGTTTACCACATCAATGACAACCTATCGGTATTTGGTCAAGTTGGGCAAGGTTTTAAAGCACCTTCAGTTTACGACCTCTACTACTTCTACACTCGAGGTGCCATCATTGAAGCTAACCCTAACTTGAAAGCCGAAAGAAGTCTCTCTTACGAACTTGGCCTTCGTGGCAATAATGAACATGCTCGCTTTGAACTAAGCACTTTCTATACAGATTACTCTGATTTCATTAACCAGACGAAAACGGGCAAGCAAGGCGGTAAAGACGTATACACCAAAGAGAACTTAGATAAAGTAACTATCTATGGTGCAGAGCTTTCGTCAACGATTAATCTTGACACCCTGTTAGACGCACCATTTGGTACCTACACTCGTTTAGCTGTGGCTTATGCTGATGGTGAAGATAAATCTACGGGTAAATCCATTGATTCAGTAGCACCACTAACGGGTACGCTAGGTCTTGGTATCGAACGCGAGACTTTCGGTTCAGCTTTAAATGTTAAGATGGTTGCTGCGAAAGATGAGTGGAACTCCGATGACAACGTAAACGTGGCTGGATACACAGTTGTTGATTTGACTGCTTATTACCGCCCTGTCACGGATTTAACCTTGCGAGCGGGTCTATTCAACGCATTAGACAAAAAATATTGGCTGTACAATGACATGTCAGGCCGTGGGCACGATTCTAAGTTCAACACCGATATTAAGTCTCAACCGGGTCGTAACTGGGGTATATCTGCAAACTACGAGTTCTAA
- the galE gene encoding UDP-glucose 4-epimerase GalE, whose protein sequence is MNVLVTGGMGYIGSHTSIQMINAGMTPVLFDNLYNSKPSVLERIERVSGVRPDFIEGDIRDKALLTETMKQHNIEAVIHFAGLKAVGESVAKPLEYYDNNVNGTLVLVDAMRDAGVKTLVFSSSATVYGDPASVPITEDFPTSATNPYGRSKLMVEECLTDFQKANPDWSITLLRYFNPVGSHPSGELGEDPQGIPNNLMPFVSQVAVGRREFLSVFGSDYPTKDGTGVRDYIHVMDLSDGHIAALEKVGRKDGLHIYNLGTGNGSSVLDMVKAFEKASGQAIPYKLVARRPGDIAECWADPAKAQKELGWNATRTLAEMTEDTWRWQSTNPDGFPG, encoded by the coding sequence ATGAATGTTTTAGTTACAGGTGGCATGGGTTACATTGGTAGCCACACAAGTATCCAGATGATTAACGCAGGTATGACACCTGTGCTTTTCGATAACTTGTATAACAGTAAACCAAGCGTTTTAGAACGTATCGAAAGAGTATCTGGCGTTCGTCCTGATTTCATTGAAGGTGATATTCGTGATAAAGCGCTTTTAACTGAAACCATGAAGCAACACAATATTGAAGCCGTTATTCATTTTGCGGGCCTGAAAGCGGTAGGCGAATCTGTTGCCAAGCCCCTCGAATACTACGACAACAATGTAAATGGCACGTTAGTCCTTGTCGATGCAATGCGTGACGCTGGCGTAAAAACATTAGTATTCAGCTCTTCAGCAACGGTTTATGGCGATCCTGCTAGTGTTCCTATCACAGAAGATTTTCCCACAAGCGCAACCAATCCTTACGGTCGTAGTAAGCTCATGGTTGAAGAGTGCTTAACTGACTTCCAAAAGGCTAACCCCGATTGGAGCATTACATTATTACGTTACTTTAACCCCGTAGGTTCACACCCAAGTGGTGAACTCGGTGAAGACCCGCAAGGTATTCCAAACAATCTAATGCCATTTGTATCTCAAGTTGCAGTTGGCCGACGTGAATTTCTATCCGTATTTGGTAGTGACTACCCAACAAAGGATGGCACTGGTGTTCGTGATTACATCCACGTTATGGATCTGTCTGATGGACACATTGCAGCACTTGAGAAAGTAGGGCGTAAAGACGGTCTTCACATCTATAACCTGGGTACTGGCAACGGTTCAAGTGTATTAGATATGGTTAAAGCCTTCGAGAAAGCGAGCGGTCAAGCGATACCTTACAAACTCGTTGCGCGTCGTCCTGGTGATATCGCTGAGTGTTGGGCCGACCCAGCGAAAGCTCAGAAAGAACTGGGGTGGAATGCGACACGCACACTGGCTGAAATGACTGAAGATACATGGCGCTGGCAATCAACAAATCCTGATGGTTTTCCTGGTTGA
- a CDS encoding 5-oxoprolinase subunit PxpA, with the protein MTTKILLNCDMGESFGNWKMGDDESVMEWIDMANIACGFHASDPHVMSKTIKLAQHYHTQIGAHPGYQDLIGFGRRSIPHTMDEISELVCYQVGALQALCRYHHTSVGYVKPHGALYNDMMANIDVFNAVAQAVAEFNIPLMILSSSDNQQYLDIADDHDLPLLFEAFADRAYLNNGQLSPRTQKGSVYVNQDDIYNQVMQIINYGSVTTLEGERLPIEADTICVHGDNPQSIALIRKIRQDLNAFN; encoded by the coding sequence GTGACAACGAAGATTTTGCTTAATTGCGACATGGGAGAAAGTTTCGGCAATTGGAAGATGGGCGATGACGAGTCGGTCATGGAATGGATCGATATGGCAAACATCGCTTGTGGCTTTCACGCGTCTGATCCGCACGTTATGTCTAAGACTATTAAACTGGCACAGCACTATCACACCCAAATTGGTGCTCATCCCGGTTATCAAGATTTAATCGGGTTTGGTCGCCGTTCTATTCCACACACCATGGACGAAATCAGTGAACTAGTGTGCTATCAAGTAGGTGCACTACAAGCGCTTTGCCGCTATCACCACACCTCTGTTGGTTATGTGAAACCTCATGGTGCCCTTTACAACGATATGATGGCGAACATTGATGTATTTAATGCCGTTGCCCAAGCCGTCGCTGAATTTAACATCCCCTTGATGATTCTCTCTTCGTCCGACAACCAACAGTATCTAGATATTGCAGACGACCATGATTTACCACTCTTGTTTGAAGCGTTTGCCGACCGTGCCTATTTGAATAATGGGCAGTTATCGCCGCGAACTCAAAAAGGCTCGGTTTACGTCAACCAAGACGACATCTACAACCAAGTCATGCAAATCATTAACTATGGCTCTGTTACGACTTTAGAGGGCGAAAGACTGCCTATTGAAGCCGATACCATCTGTGTTCATGGTGATAACCCCCAATCCATCGCATTAATTAGAAAAATCAGACAAGACCTCAACGCTTTTAATTAG